One stretch of Danio rerio strain Tuebingen ecotype United States chromosome 6, GRCz12tu, whole genome shotgun sequence DNA includes these proteins:
- the casp8l1 gene encoding caspase 8, apoptosis-related cysteine peptidase, like 1 (The RefSeq protein has 7 substitutions compared to this genomic sequence): MDKTSNPNNSNQINRASPNEQEKIKTDEPKRKNTSQEDKENLHKGVQNNNSPKRQREPLQSTCNISDHYPKRKRAVTEQKECYSMSNRPLGYCLIINNYKFESASLADRRGTDRDKDDLTKVFEKMYFKVEVRDDLQASVMRNVIKEFAEKDHSQMNAFVCCILTHGEKGTVLGTDGKQVPIRELSQPFAECRSLASKPKLFFIQACQGNMRQQGLWMAHERENTTEEEAYEEDAHAAGNYSIPMDADFLFAIATVEHCKSFRHIKNGSIFIQELCKQLERGCAQKKDILSILTAVNGVVGSKILQGYKQMPEVRYTLTKALVLPMNGVS; this comes from the exons ATGGATAAAACTAGTAATCCTAACAACAGTAATCAAATAAATCGAGCTTCCCCAAATGAGCAAGAGAAAATCAAAACAGATGAACCGAAGAGGAAAAATACATCACAG GAAGATAAGGAAAACCTACATAAAGGTGTCCAAAATAATAATTCACCTAAAAGACAGCGGGAGCCTCTTCAATCCACCTGCAATATTTCTGACCATTATCCTAAAAGGAAGCGTGCAG TGACAGAGCAGAAAGAGTGGTATTCCATGTCAAATCGACCTCTTGGATATTGTTTGATCATCAACAATTATAAATTTGAAAGTGCATCACTTGCAGACCGGAGAGGGACTGATAGAGATAAAG ACGATCTCACCAAAGTCTTTGAGAAAATGTATTTCAAAGTTGAAGTGCGGGACGATTTACAAGCCTCAGACATGCGAAATGTGATAAAAGAATTTGCAGAGAAGGATCACTCTCAGATGAATGCTTTTGTCTGCTGCATCCTCACCCATGGAGAGAAAGGCACTGTTCTGGGAACAGACGGAAAACAAGTTCCGATTCGTGAACTCTCACAGCCGTTTGCTGAATGCCGTTCTCTAGCCAGTAAACCCAAACTGTTCTTCATTCAGGCCTGTCAGGGCAATATGAGACAGCAAGGTTTGTGGATGGCACATGAGCGGGAGAACACCACAGAAGAGGAAGCATATGAGGAGGATGCTCATGCTGCAGGGAATTACAGTATCCCTATGGATGCAGATTTCCTCTTTGCCATTGCAACGGTGGAGCATTTTAGATCCTACCGCCACATTACAAATGGGTCCATCTTTATTCAGGTGCTCTGCAAGCAGCTGGAAAGGGGCTGTGCACA GAAAAAGGACATACTCTCAATTTTAACCGCGGTAAATGGAGTAGTGGGCTCCAAAATTCTACAGGGTTACAAGCAGATGCCTGAGGTTCGCTACACTCTGACCAAAGCACTGGTCCTGCCCATGAATGGAGTCTCCTAA
- the l3hypdh gene encoding trans-3-hydroxy-L-proline dehydratase isoform X1 — protein MAFPKLPPHCGSVLSVVDMHTGGEPLRIILSGFPEVQGDTILAKRRYVREHLDHLRKVLMLEPRGHNDMYGALLVKSELAEADLGVLFLHNEGYSTMCGHAVIALGRFAVDYGLVKEPSSPETQINIHCPCGLVKAFTQYADGKTGAVRFHSVPAFAFATDVSVSVEGYGTVTVDISYGGALYAFVSAEKFGSDVNKSKTRDLVDAATAVSEAVKSQVKLYHPVSEDLAFLYGTILTDGKDAFSEEPTANMCVFADAQVDRSPTGSGVTARVALQYHKGLIRLNQTRSFQSGATGSVFTGTAIEETTCGDFKAVVVEVKGHAHYSGVATFTQESDDPLSGGFLLR, from the exons ATGGCGTTCCCCAAGCTGCCCCCTCACTGCGGCTCAGTGCTGTCAGTAGTGGACATGCACACGGGTGGAGAACCGCTGCGCATCATCCTGAGTGGCTTTCCAGAGGTACAGGGCGACACCATCCTTGCCAAACGCCGTTATGTGAGAGAGCATCTGGATCATCTTCGCAAGGTCTTGATGTTGGAGCCTCGTGGACACAATGATATGTATGGAGCCCTCCTGGTCAAAAGTGAGTtagcagaagctgatctgggcGTTTTGTTTCTGCATAATGAAGGTTACAGCACCATGTGTGGCCACGCTGTCATTGCGCTCGGACGCTTCGCTGTGGATTATGGTCTGGTTAAAGagccatcttcaccagagacgcagATAAACATACACTGCCCCTGTGGCTTGGTGAAGGCCTTTACGCAATATGCTGATGGGAAAACCGGAGCTGTCAGGTTTCACAGTGTGCCCGCATTCGCTTTCGCTACAG ATGTGAGTGTCTCTGTAGAGGGATACGGGACCGTCACTGTGGACATCAGTTATGGTGGAGCTCTTTATGCTTTTGTGAGTGCTGAGAAGTTTGGATCGGATGTCAACAAGTCCAAAACTAGAGATTTGGTGGATGCAGCCACTGCTGTGAGCGAGGCTGTCAAATCTCAG GTGAAACTGTATCATCCAGTCAGCGAAGATCTGGCCTTCCTCTATGGTACAATCCTTACAGACGGCAAAGATGCCTTTTCCGAAGAGCCCACAgccaatatgtgtgtgtttgctgatgcaCAG GTGGACAGAAGCCCTACAGGTTCAGGGGTCACTGCTCGTGTAGCTCTTCAGTACCATAAAGGCCTGATCAGACTGAACCAGACCAGAAGCTTCCAGAGCGGAGCTACAGGATCAGTGTTTACAGGAACAGCAATAGAG GAGACCACATGTGGAGATTTCAAGGCTGTGGTAGTGGAGGTCAAAGGTCATGCCCACTACAGCGGTGTGGCCACTTTCACCCAGGAGAGCGACGACCCTCTGAGTGGAGGATTCCTTCTGCGCTGA
- the l3hypdh gene encoding trans-3-hydroxy-L-proline dehydratase isoform X2: protein MCGHAVIALGRFAVDYGLVKEPSSPETQINIHCPCGLVKAFTQYADGKTGAVRFHSVPAFAFATDVSVSVEGYGTVTVDISYGGALYAFVSAEKFGSDVNKSKTRDLVDAATAVSEAVKSQVKLYHPVSEDLAFLYGTILTDGKDAFSEEPTANMCVFADAQVDRSPTGSGVTARVALQYHKGLIRLNQTRSFQSGATGSVFTGTAIEETTCGDFKAVVVEVKGHAHYSGVATFTQESDDPLSGGFLLR, encoded by the exons ATGTGTGGCCACGCTGTCATTGCGCTCGGACGCTTCGCTGTGGATTATGGTCTGGTTAAAGagccatcttcaccagagacgcagATAAACATACACTGCCCCTGTGGCTTGGTGAAGGCCTTTACGCAATATGCTGATGGGAAAACCGGAGCTGTCAGGTTTCACAGTGTGCCCGCATTCGCTTTCGCTACAG ATGTGAGTGTCTCTGTAGAGGGATACGGGACCGTCACTGTGGACATCAGTTATGGTGGAGCTCTTTATGCTTTTGTGAGTGCTGAGAAGTTTGGATCGGATGTCAACAAGTCCAAAACTAGAGATTTGGTGGATGCAGCCACTGCTGTGAGCGAGGCTGTCAAATCTCAG GTGAAACTGTATCATCCAGTCAGCGAAGATCTGGCCTTCCTCTATGGTACAATCCTTACAGACGGCAAAGATGCCTTTTCCGAAGAGCCCACAgccaatatgtgtgtgtttgctgatgcaCAG GTGGACAGAAGCCCTACAGGTTCAGGGGTCACTGCTCGTGTAGCTCTTCAGTACCATAAAGGCCTGATCAGACTGAACCAGACCAGAAGCTTCCAGAGCGGAGCTACAGGATCAGTGTTTACAGGAACAGCAATAGAG GAGACCACATGTGGAGATTTCAAGGCTGTGGTAGTGGAGGTCAAAGGTCATGCCCACTACAGCGGTGTGGCCACTTTCACCCAGGAGAGCGACGACCCTCTGAGTGGAGGATTCCTTCTGCGCTGA
- the casp8l1 gene encoding caspase 8, apoptosis-related cysteine peptidase, like 1 isoform X1, with protein MDKTSNPNNSNQINRASPNEQEKIKTDEPKRKNTSQEDKENLHKGVQNNNSPKRQREPLQSTCNISDHYPKRKRAVTEQKEWYSMSNRPLGYCLIINNYKFESASLADRRGTDRDKDDLTKVFEKMYFKVEVRDDLQASDMRNVIKEFAEKDHSQMNAFVCCILTHGEKGTVLGTDGKQVPIRELSQPFAECRSLASKPKLFFIQACQGNMRQQGLWMAHERENTTEEEAYEEDAHAAGNYSIPMDADFLFAIATVEHFRSYRHITNGSIFIQVLCKQLERGCAQKKDILSILTAVNGVVGSKILQGYKQMPEVRYTLTKALVLPMNGVS; from the exons ATGGATAAAACTAGTAATCCTAACAACAGTAATCAAATAAATCGAGCTTCCCCAAATGAGCAAGAGAAAATCAAAACAGATGAACCGAAGAGGAAAAATACATCACAG GAAGATAAGGAAAACCTACATAAAGGTGTCCAAAATAATAATTCACCTAAAAGACAGCGGGAGCCTCTTCAATCCACCTGCAATATTTCTGACCATTATCCTAAAAGGAAGCGTGCAG TGACAGAGCAGAAAGAGTGGTATTCCATGTCAAATCGACCTCTTGGATATTGTTTGATCATCAACAATTATAAATTTGAAAGTGCATCACTTGCAGACCGGAGAGGGACTGATAGAGATAAAG ACGATCTCACCAAAGTCTTTGAGAAAATGTATTTCAAAGTTGAAGTGCGGGACGATTTACAAGCCTCAGACATGCGAAATGTGATAAAAGAATTTGCAGAGAAGGATCACTCTCAGATGAATGCTTTTGTCTGCTGCATCCTCACCCATGGAGAGAAAGGCACTGTTCTGGGAACAGACGGAAAACAAGTTCCGATTCGTGAACTCTCACAGCCGTTTGCTGAATGCCGTTCTCTAGCCAGTAAACCCAAACTGTTCTTCATTCAGGCCTGTCAGGGCAATATGAGACAGCAAGGTTTGTGGATGGCACATGAGCGGGAGAACACCACAGAAGAGGAAGCATATGAGGAGGATGCTCATGCTGCAGGGAATTACAGTATCCCTATGGATGCAGATTTCCTCTTTGCCATTGCAACGGTGGAGCATTTTAGATCCTACCGCCACATTACAAATGGGTCCATCTTTATTCAGGTGCTCTGCAAGCAGCTGGAAAGGGGCTGTGCACA GAAAAAGGACATACTCTCAATTTTAACCGCGGTAAATGGAGTAGTGGGCTCCAAAATTCTACAGGGTTACAAGCAGATGCCTGAGGTTCGCTACACTCTGACCAAAGCACTGGTCCTGCCCATGAATGGAGTCTCCTAA
- the LOC795066 gene encoding caspase-8 — MDKKESVDKICENKIFLLETLSVDANFILQHVQQAKLITLRDYNNLSDFPQRETKIINLLDKLMGKGEETCHQFIALLRQDCVLENFPMLKDHDIFDSSVQEISPYRIIKNPRGICVIINNEIFSSGMMSRRGSDKDREYLAKVFHWLGFEVVEHNNKDTAEIRNILKDLGRTVDGDCFVCCILSHGRREGVCGTDGNYLSIDEIRDPFTGVKCQKLVGKPKLFFIQGCRGANSLQACVKVEADAGNSKAKVEGDNLDITIPSDTDFLIARSTTNGHVSYRHVREGSWFIQSLCRNLEKHCPRGADILTILLYVNNEVSSQKSIRKQMPIYEVALTRKLFLRPVNP; from the exons ATGGACAAAAAGGAATCAGTTGATAagatttgtgaaaataaaatcttCCTGTTGGAGACTTTATCCGTAGATGCCAATTTCATCTTGCAGCATGTGCAACAAGCCAAACTTATTACTCTGCGCGACTACAATAACCTCTCGGATTTCCCTCAAAGAGAGACCAAAATCATCAACCTGCTTGACAAACTCATGGGAAAAGGGGAGGAAACTTGCCACCAATTCATAGCCCTTTTAAGGCAGGATTGTGTGTTGGAAAATTTCCCAATGTTAAAGGATCATGACATTTTTGATTCTTCAGTACAGGAG ATCTCTCCATACAGAATAATTAAAAATCCACGAGGGATCTGTGTAATCATCAATAACGAAATCTTTTCTTCCGGCATGATGTCAAGAAGAGGATCAGATAAGGACCGAG AGTACCTAGCCAAAGTTTTCCACTGGCTGGGGTTCGAGGTGGTGGAACACAATAATAAAGATACAGCTGAAATAAGGAACATCTTGAAAGATCTGGGACGGACAGTAGATGGAGACTGTTTTGTGTGCTGCATTCTCTCCCATGGCAGAAGGGAAGGAGTGTGTGGAACCGATGGCAATTATTTGTCTATTGACGAAATACGAGATCCTTTCACTGGCGTTAAGTGCCAAAAGCTGGTAGGGAAGCCCAAACTGTTTTTCATACAGGGATGTCGAGGTGCCAACTCTCTGCAAGCTTGTGTGAAAGTTGAAGCGGATGCTGGAAATTCAAAAGCGAAGGTGGAGGGTGATAATTTAGACATCACAATCCCGTCTGACACAGATTTCCTGATTGCCAGATCAACCACCAATGGACACGTTTCTTACAGACACGTCAGGGAAGGCTCCTGGTTTATTCAGTCACTTTGTAGAAACCTGGAGAAACATTGTCCACG GGGTGCTGACATCCTGACAATCCTGCTTTATGTGAATAATGAAGTGAGCAGTCAGAAGAGCATAAGGAAACAAATGCCTATCTATGAAGTGGCCTTAACGAGGAAACTATTCTTGCGGCCAGTGAATCCCTGA